The following are encoded in a window of Chryseobacterium sp. genomic DNA:
- a CDS encoding T9SS type A sorting domain-containing protein — protein sequence MKKSILLITAFTGMVSAQTTITKAFNDPVVGETVNYVTVNGTVDNSATGAGVTFQNGSLTQGAAAATTYTAPSASELTTFPGSTIKMNGLGNTVLYKQTATKLEITGLITPDATLNFSVNNGTVITYPAAFGYNETDQAQGTFTSSAASGIFKGTITNTADAAGTLILGSQTYPNVLRLKSVQNLNLHQSSDILFLVPIGTVTNTTYTYYDNVRKFPILSYTSANISVPLLGINQTTTGAQALNEVFLSTVNADPASKLQIFPNPAQEIIHLTGEISRYSSAKIFAADGKLVRSRVIKEGKVEVSDLPAGVYFLEISGPTVEARTLNFIKK from the coding sequence ATGAAAAAATCAATACTGCTTATTACAGCGTTTACAGGTATGGTTTCCGCTCAAACCACCATAACTAAAGCATTTAATGATCCTGTTGTGGGCGAAACGGTGAATTATGTAACCGTGAACGGTACTGTAGATAATTCCGCTACCGGCGCAGGTGTAACTTTCCAGAACGGCAGCCTTACTCAGGGAGCAGCTGCGGCAACCACCTACACAGCGCCCAGTGCGTCGGAACTTACCACTTTCCCGGGCAGCACCATTAAGATGAACGGCCTTGGAAATACGGTACTTTACAAGCAAACAGCTACCAAGCTGGAAATTACGGGACTTATTACACCCGATGCTACGCTGAACTTTTCAGTGAACAACGGAACAGTGATCACGTATCCGGCCGCCTTTGGTTATAATGAGACAGATCAGGCTCAGGGGACTTTCACCTCGTCTGCAGCGTCAGGAATCTTTAAAGGTACCATCACCAATACTGCAGATGCTGCCGGCACGCTGATTTTGGGATCCCAAACCTATCCGAATGTACTGCGCCTGAAATCTGTGCAGAATCTGAACCTTCACCAAAGCAGTGATATCCTTTTCCTGGTACCGATAGGTACGGTAACGAACACTACCTACACTTATTATGATAATGTGCGCAAGTTCCCTATACTTTCCTACACCAGCGCCAATATAAGTGTTCCGCTGCTGGGCATTAACCAGACTACCACCGGTGCACAGGCTCTTAACGAGGTGTTTCTGAGCACAGTTAATGCTGACCCAGCATCAAAACTGCAGATTTTCCCGAATCCGGCACAGGAAATTATTCATCTCACCGGAGAGATCAGCAGGTATTCATCTGCTAAGATTTTCGCAGCGGACGGAAAACTGGTCAGGTCACGTGTAATAAAAGAGGGTAAGGTGGAAGTATCCGATTTGCCGGCAGGCGTTTATTTTCTGGAGATAAGTGGCCCAACGGTGGAAGCAAGAACGCTTAACTTCATTAAAAAATAA
- a CDS encoding DUF421 domain-containing protein, whose protein sequence is MNTIAVIDWKDLLLGSEDWSFLPEVILRTVIMFLIIILGLRILGKRGVKQLSVFELVVIIGLGSAAGDPMFYKDVGIVFSLLVFIVIIALYALLTYFLGKSKRFEDMVEGKPVCLIRDGVFEIENFKKENLGNDEFFAELRLRGISHLGQIETAIEETSGGVSVFFRETDEIRYGLPIMLNSLDHPVKVIEKAGFYSCTFCGYTEEKTPGAAGKCSHCGKEKWVSSSNNKRVT, encoded by the coding sequence ATGAACACAATTGCCGTTATAGACTGGAAGGACCTGTTACTTGGGTCCGAAGACTGGTCGTTCCTGCCGGAAGTCATCCTGAGAACCGTCATCATGTTCCTGATTATTATTCTGGGACTTCGGATTCTGGGAAAAAGGGGTGTGAAACAGCTTTCGGTTTTTGAGCTCGTAGTCATTATAGGTTTGGGATCGGCCGCGGGCGACCCTATGTTTTATAAGGATGTGGGTATCGTGTTCTCGCTTCTGGTTTTTATCGTAATCATCGCATTGTATGCGCTACTTACCTATTTTCTTGGTAAATCCAAAAGATTTGAGGACATGGTAGAGGGCAAGCCGGTATGCCTGATCAGGGACGGGGTTTTTGAAATTGAAAATTTTAAGAAAGAGAATCTCGGGAACGACGAATTCTTCGCTGAGCTCCGTTTACGCGGAATCTCCCACCTGGGACAGATAGAAACAGCTATCGAGGAAACCTCAGGCGGTGTTAGTGTCTTTTTCCGGGAAACTGATGAAATCCGCTACGGCCTTCCCATTATGCTGAATTCCCTGGATCATCCTGTAAAGGTCATTGAAAAGGCGGGTTTTTACTCCTGTACCTTCTGTGGTTATACTGAAGAAAAAACGCCCGGTGCAGCGGGCAAAT
- a CDS encoding SPFH domain-containing protein produces MSLTFLLLLLIALIVIIGIFTRKLDLLTYSEPDKNGRRTPTGMKWKPATFIFVAIVAALLQPMNYDVISVGHKGLLINLLGDKRGVSYTEEVSGVVFYNKYTQEIQEIPLDQRHIEYPESIIVAKGGFPCPIKPSFNYSVKESTAADMFTNLRSTYTKGGLEAIQEGWLNNAIIGAINDVANRHSIDYLFNNRETYEAEILSEVNKRIGKWFLVSQLKTNIQPPKAIRQSIEDKATADADAIKAEAQARVAQADAQRKIQLAKGDSASIVIRAQADAKAISLKQQEITSTYVEYQRVLKWDGVMPTTVLGSGSNTLYQMK; encoded by the coding sequence GCAAACTGGATCTCCTCACCTACTCCGAGCCGGACAAAAACGGCCGGCGCACACCCACAGGGATGAAGTGGAAACCCGCCACTTTCATTTTTGTAGCCATAGTGGCCGCACTGCTCCAACCTATGAACTACGATGTCATCAGCGTAGGACACAAAGGACTGCTCATCAACCTGCTGGGCGACAAGCGTGGAGTGTCTTACACCGAGGAAGTTTCAGGAGTCGTGTTCTACAATAAATACACCCAGGAAATCCAGGAAATCCCGCTGGACCAGCGTCATATCGAATACCCGGAATCCATTATTGTGGCCAAAGGCGGTTTCCCCTGCCCCATCAAACCTTCCTTCAACTATTCGGTGAAGGAAAGTACGGCCGCTGATATGTTTACCAACCTGCGTTCCACCTACACCAAGGGCGGACTGGAAGCCATACAGGAAGGCTGGCTGAACAACGCCATCATCGGGGCGATCAATGATGTGGCCAACAGACACTCCATCGATTACCTTTTCAATAACAGGGAAACTTACGAAGCCGAGATTTTATCTGAGGTGAACAAAAGAATCGGAAAATGGTTCCTGGTATCCCAGCTGAAGACCAATATCCAGCCGCCCAAAGCCATCCGCCAGTCCATTGAAGACAAGGCCACCGCTGATGCCGATGCCATCAAAGCCGAAGCCCAGGCGCGTGTAGCCCAGGCCGATGCGCAAAGGAAAATCCAGCTGGCCAAAGGTGACTCCGCCTCCATCGTGATCCGTGCACAGGCCGATGCCAAGGCCATCAGCCTGAAGCAGCAGGAAATCACCTCTACCTATGTGGAATACCAGCGCGTGCTGAAATGGGACGGCGTAATGCCGACCACCGTTTTGGGCAGCGGCAGCAACACCCTTTACCAAATGAAATAA
- a CDS encoding TrmH family RNA methyltransferase, translating into MDHQTTFNYLKRFLTDERLAKIEHYAPESSDFVLPVMEDIFQFRNAAAIVRSVEACGFHKIVAMESINEFSPNPKVTKGAETWVEVQKMPHNLDSLQKIKDSGYKILAVSPENNSTMLPDYELTAPVALVFGTEKEGVTDEILNFADETLAIPMYGFTKSFNVSVAAAICFYELKQKLIRSGTDYKLSGEKLWELKVRWARNSIPRGQEVLDNYLKSLESQI; encoded by the coding sequence ATGGATCACCAAACCACCTTTAACTACTTAAAGCGCTTTCTTACCGACGAAAGGCTGGCCAAAATTGAGCATTATGCGCCCGAAAGTTCGGATTTTGTGCTGCCCGTGATGGAGGATATTTTTCAGTTCCGGAATGCGGCGGCCATTGTAAGGTCGGTGGAGGCCTGTGGTTTCCACAAAATTGTGGCCATGGAAAGCATTAATGAGTTCAGCCCCAATCCCAAGGTGACCAAAGGTGCCGAAACCTGGGTGGAGGTACAAAAAATGCCGCATAACCTGGATTCACTGCAGAAAATTAAGGACAGTGGCTATAAAATCCTGGCCGTTTCGCCGGAGAATAATTCCACAATGCTCCCGGATTACGAACTGACGGCTCCTGTAGCGCTGGTGTTCGGCACCGAGAAAGAAGGCGTCACCGACGAAATCCTGAATTTTGCGGATGAAACGCTGGCCATTCCCATGTACGGTTTTACCAAAAGCTTCAATGTTTCGGTGGCGGCCGCCATCTGCTTTTATGAGCTCAAACAGAAGCTCATCAGGTCGGGCACGGACTACAAACTCTCCGGCGAGAAACTCTGGGAACTCAAGGTGCGCTGGGCCCGGAATTCCATTCCGCGCGGCCAGGAAGTCCTGGACAATTACCTGAAGTCATTGGAAAGCCAGATATAA
- a CDS encoding DUF7010 family protein — MGFSSGFMIIGGRYLTFTTLYGLKVYWLMGSLLGAAAFVLFPLQAGAFYSTLAGASVEIIAGTVLYIQFRKQRGKNEAAIPASPTSGL, encoded by the coding sequence GTGGGATTTAGTTCCGGTTTCATGATCATTGGCGGACGATACCTTACATTCACCACGCTATACGGCCTGAAAGTCTACTGGCTGATGGGTTCGCTGCTGGGAGCGGCAGCTTTTGTACTTTTTCCCCTCCAGGCCGGCGCCTTCTACTCCACTCTGGCCGGCGCTTCAGTTGAAATTATCGCGGGAACGGTTCTTTATATCCAGTTCCGGAAACAGCGAGGCAAAAATGAAGCAGCAATTCCAGCTTCCCCCACTTCGGGTTTATAA
- a CDS encoding Tex family protein, translating into MTSTGFIQQSLQISDKYINATLKLLAEDCTVPFISRYRKDATGNLDEVQIEQIAKLNTQFEEIIKRKESILKSITEQDALTSELKQRIDSSFNLQELEDLYLPYKKRRKTKADAAKEKGLEPLAKIIMSQKANGLQSLALKYLNSEVNTEEEALQGARDIMAEWINENGYVRKNLRRLFQRKAMISSRVVKTKKDEQAAQKYSQYFEWEESLNRIPSHRLLAMLRAETEGFVKTKVETDKDEAINLIEQAIIKSHNECTEQIRLAIKDSYKRLQEPALANETLQEAKEKADEKAISIFSENLRQLLLAAPLGEKRILAIDPGYRSGCKVVCLDEKGDLLHNETIYPHAPQNETGMAMKKIRSMVNAYNIQAISIGNGTASRETEFFIRKIAFDKPPQVFVVSEAGASVYSASKIAREEFPSFDVTVRGAISIGRRLSDPLAELVKIDAKSIGVGQYQHDVDQTQLKNDLDSTVMSCVNAVGINLNTASKSLLSYVSGIGEKMAENIVNFRAENGAFEDRKQLKKVPRLGEKAYQQAAAFVRIANGKNPLDNSAVHPEAYPIVEKMARDLGLKTADLIANKEKIVQINPENYITETVGILGIRDILKELEKPGLDPRKAAKVFEFDPGVKGIKDLKPGMILPGIVNNITAFGCFVDLGIKESGLVHISQLKEGFVSDVNEVVKLHQHVQVKVTEVDEARKRVQLSMIL; encoded by the coding sequence ATGACATCCACCGGTTTTATCCAACAATCCCTTCAAATTTCTGATAAATACATTAATGCAACACTAAAACTGCTTGCGGAAGACTGCACTGTTCCCTTTATTTCGCGCTACCGAAAGGATGCTACAGGAAACCTGGATGAAGTGCAGATTGAACAGATCGCGAAACTGAATACGCAGTTTGAAGAAATCATTAAAAGGAAAGAAAGCATCCTGAAATCCATTACAGAACAGGACGCATTAACTTCTGAACTTAAACAGCGCATTGACAGCAGTTTTAACCTTCAGGAACTGGAAGACCTTTACCTTCCTTATAAAAAACGCCGCAAAACCAAAGCCGACGCGGCGAAGGAGAAGGGACTGGAACCTTTAGCCAAAATCATAATGAGTCAGAAGGCAAATGGCCTGCAGTCGCTGGCTCTGAAATATCTGAATTCAGAAGTCAATACAGAAGAGGAAGCACTGCAGGGCGCCCGTGATATTATGGCCGAATGGATCAATGAAAACGGTTATGTGAGAAAAAACCTGCGCCGGCTTTTCCAAAGGAAAGCCATGATTTCGTCCAGGGTAGTGAAAACCAAAAAAGACGAACAAGCCGCCCAAAAGTACAGTCAGTATTTCGAGTGGGAAGAAAGCCTGAACCGCATTCCCTCGCACCGGCTTTTGGCCATGCTGAGAGCGGAAACTGAAGGTTTTGTGAAGACCAAAGTTGAGACTGATAAGGATGAAGCCATTAACCTTATTGAACAGGCCATCATTAAATCACATAACGAATGTACGGAGCAGATCAGGCTGGCCATAAAGGACAGTTACAAAAGGCTGCAGGAACCCGCACTTGCCAATGAAACGCTGCAGGAGGCAAAAGAAAAAGCCGATGAAAAAGCAATTTCCATATTTTCAGAAAACCTAAGGCAACTGCTTCTGGCAGCGCCATTGGGTGAAAAACGAATACTGGCTATAGACCCCGGCTACCGAAGCGGCTGCAAGGTGGTTTGTCTGGATGAGAAAGGCGATTTACTGCACAACGAAACCATCTATCCGCATGCACCGCAGAACGAAACGGGCATGGCCATGAAGAAAATCCGCTCGATGGTGAATGCCTATAATATTCAGGCAATATCCATCGGCAACGGTACAGCCAGCCGCGAAACGGAATTCTTCATCAGAAAAATTGCCTTCGATAAACCGCCGCAGGTCTTTGTAGTCTCGGAAGCGGGGGCCTCCGTTTACTCTGCGAGCAAGATTGCGCGGGAAGAATTCCCGTCCTTCGACGTCACCGTGCGTGGTGCCATTTCTATCGGAAGAAGACTTTCGGACCCCCTGGCAGAACTTGTGAAAATCGATGCAAAATCCATTGGTGTGGGCCAGTATCAGCACGATGTGGACCAGACCCAACTGAAAAATGACCTCGATTCCACTGTCATGAGTTGCGTGAATGCGGTGGGCATTAACCTGAATACCGCCAGCAAATCTTTGCTGAGCTACGTTTCGGGAATCGGCGAAAAGATGGCCGAAAACATTGTGAATTTCCGTGCGGAAAACGGTGCTTTTGAAGACCGGAAGCAGCTTAAAAAAGTTCCAAGGCTTGGCGAAAAAGCTTATCAGCAGGCGGCAGCTTTTGTAAGGATTGCCAACGGGAAGAATCCGCTGGACAATTCGGCGGTCCATCCGGAGGCCTACCCCATTGTTGAAAAGATGGCTAGAGATTTGGGCCTCAAAACTGCAGACCTTATTGCCAACAAAGAGAAGATCGTGCAAATTAATCCTGAGAACTATATTACTGAAACAGTCGGGATCCTGGGAATCAGAGATATCCTGAAAGAACTGGAAAAGCCGGGTCTGGACCCGCGAAAAGCCGCGAAAGTCTTTGAGTTCGACCCAGGAGTGAAAGGCATTAAGGATTTAAAACCAGGCATGATTTTGCCCGGAATCGTGAACAATATTACGGCTTTTGGCTGCTTTGTGGACCTGGGCATCAAGGAAAGCGGCCTGGTTCACATATCACAGCTGAAAGAGGGATTTGTGTCGGATGTAAATGAGGTGGTGAAACTGCACCAGCATGTGCAGGTAAAGGTGACTGAGGTTGATGAGGCAAGGAAGCGCGTGCAGCTGAGTATGATTTTGTAA
- a CDS encoding T9SS type A sorting domain-containing protein, which translates to MKKINFLFLVAAMAVQGFAQQYMYTGTTEIANTIPFANSSSNFRQSIYYPSDFPTAPAGNIVAIYLKASTAASPNITNLKVKMGTTTMTIFPTSTFITGLQTVYSVNYNTPVISGNYIKISLQTPFPYDPTQNLMVELSQEGYSPGFQIMQGSINVNSRTVFGNMNNASGTVQHRLATMGFDMDNAMATTEVGAENGLKIYPNPVTDVLHITKVSADAAYSVHDPAGRLIKKGEVSKRGTVDVSELSAGVYFITIEDKEETVLNSRFIKK; encoded by the coding sequence ATGAAAAAAATCAACTTCCTTTTTTTAGTCGCTGCGATGGCTGTACAGGGTTTTGCGCAGCAGTATATGTACACCGGGACCACTGAAATTGCCAATACCATTCCCTTTGCGAACTCATCAAGTAACTTCAGGCAATCCATATATTACCCAAGTGATTTCCCGACCGCACCGGCAGGAAATATTGTCGCGATCTATCTTAAAGCCTCAACGGCAGCGTCGCCCAATATTACCAACCTGAAAGTTAAGATGGGCACGACCACAATGACTATTTTCCCGACTTCCACTTTTATTACAGGCCTACAGACCGTGTATTCCGTCAATTATAACACGCCGGTGATAAGCGGTAATTATATCAAAATATCGCTTCAGACGCCTTTCCCGTATGATCCTACACAGAACCTGATGGTAGAGCTTTCGCAGGAGGGATACTCACCGGGATTTCAGATTATGCAGGGCTCCATAAACGTGAATTCGCGAACGGTCTTCGGCAATATGAATAATGCCAGCGGTACAGTTCAGCACAGGTTGGCCACTATGGGCTTCGATATGGACAATGCCATGGCCACCACGGAAGTAGGCGCAGAAAATGGCTTGAAAATTTATCCGAATCCAGTAACCGACGTTCTCCACATAACCAAAGTTTCTGCTGATGCGGCATATTCAGTTCACGACCCTGCCGGGCGTTTGATAAAAAAAGGAGAAGTTTCCAAAAGAGGAACTGTTGATGTGTCTGAGCTTTCAGCCGGTGTTTACTTTATCACCATTGAAGATAAAGAGGAAACTGTATTGAACAGCAGATTTATTAAGAAATAG